From one Amaranthus tricolor cultivar Red isolate AtriRed21 chromosome 17, ASM2621246v1, whole genome shotgun sequence genomic stretch:
- the LOC130803792 gene encoding uncharacterized protein LOC130803792: MAGNQGKGKGFFRGLLSGNRSRPTLLRGDPHERGVTGSARRARQEQAAIHSQAQRSSTLEQVRSRFERQSSLHSHTVGSGDDDTDYDESLSREESLGQDESACHPVDWTIVRGHAVKFKSRGQGSSGTSDQAGVSQAEDAAPRGRRRSQSADTDWLITSAQPGGPVDTTLIPSYGGHVAKAIFEGSERTPPILECRARKKTLDSIIRLQDMSDELYRVLPGTPLGRLPYIMHQHIDSALITAFVERWQPDTNTFHMPWGEMTIMLHDVQRILGIGIDGSLPVQPSDNEWQLGLAGLFGMPLSELRAKGHFTSGSINVGALLQLCHRSQSMDTQRTAYYMAIVGSTLLVDKTRVGMRPHPVVTITADEVDIAWGAVTLAHMYRQLGMATRTGCKTIAGCLTLLQTWIYEYFPAFRPHLRQADMPNKTRAEMWSPPKPIRELSRLIDCRSILDAMTEAQVEWTPYLTYDRSLLNEHPRTSYIGGITCFDIVEVYLPERTVRQLGFAQEIPPAPLRPTQALQPAQGSYSVTFASSCMFTEMWSRFPYCARVVEQAQRRASVPSEAAPDYVDWFRVSSHCFLIPGEGPAAAFGAADNRVEYFAAEFPTRLAPLLRMPAIAQMTPRERDAADMYLEDLRELFSEWQECRGRSPLETCTNRIFLKDNCPGLRRIQPHILDLVLVLNFIEGFCTLLKHCTNKTFNIRQGFGTYSKKMNGGSSNKKP, translated from the exons atggctggaaatcaaggtaaaggaaaagggttttttagaggtttattaagcggcaatagatctaggcctactttactgagaggtgatccccatgagaggggggttacgggatctgcaaggcgagcaaggcaagaacaagcggccatacatagtcaggcccaacgttcaagtaccctagagcaagtgcgtagtcgctttgagcgccaaagtagcctacatagtcatacggtcggctcaggtgacgatgatactgattacgacgagtctcttagtcgggaagagtctcttggtcaggatgagtctgcatgtcatcctgttgattggacgATCGTAAGAGGCCATGCTGTTAAGTTCAAGAGTAGAGGGCAGGGCTCGAGTGGCACTTCTGATCAGGCAGGAGTAAGCCAGgctgaggatgcggctccacgggggaggaggcgATCGCAGTCCGCGGACACGGACTGGTTAATCACATCagcccagcccgggggccctgttgatactactttaatacccagctacggtgggcacgtagcaaaggctatatttgagggatcggagcgcacccctccgattttggaatgtCGTGCTCGGAAGAAAACGTTGGATTCAATCATTAGActtcaggacatgtctgatgaatTGTACAGAGTGTTACCTGGTACTCCCCTTGGTCGGCTGccgtatataatgcaccagcacatcgacagtgctctcattacggcatttgtggaaaggtggcagcctgacaccaacaccttccacatgccgtggggggagatgaccataatgttgcacgacgtgcaacgcatcttgggaattggcattgacggttcacttcccgTGCAACCGTCTGATAATGAATGGCAGCTTGGCCTGGCCGGCCTTTTTGGTATGCCATTGTCGGAGCTGCGTGCGAAGGGGCACTTCACAAGCGGCAGCATTAATGTTGGTGcactgttgcagctatgccaccgttctcagtctaTGGATACTCAACGTAccgcctactacatggctatagtaggttccacgttgctcgtggataagactagagtcgggatgcgTCCTCACCCTGTTGTTACTATTACCGCTGATGAGGTTGATattgcttggggtgcagtgacgcttgctcacatgtatcgccaactgggtatggcgacaaggactgggtgcaagactattgctggttgcctgacactgttgcagacatggatttacgagtacttcccagCCTTCCGCCCCCATCTGCGTCAAGCTGACATGCCGAACAAGACAAGGGCAGAGATGTGGTCCCCGCCGAAGCCAATCCGCGAGCTGAGCAGACTGATAGACTGTAGGAGCATACTGGATGCCATGACAGAGgcacag GTGGAGTGGACTCCGTACTTGACTTATGATAGGTCtttattgaacgagcacccacgTACCTCGTATATCGGTGGTATCACCTGTTTCGATATCGTGGAGGTCtatttgcctgagaggacagtgAGGCAGCTCGGTTTTGCACAGGAGATTCCCCCGGCTCCGctgagacctacccaagctcTGCAACCAGCACAGGGCTCCTACTCAGTTACATTCGCTTCTTCCTGTATGTTTACggagatgtggagtaggttcccttaCTGTGCCCGTGTAGTGGAGCAGGCACAGCGTCGCGCatcggttccatcagaggctgcccCGGATTACGTggactggtttagagtgtcttccCACTGTTTTCTCATCCCAGGTGAAGGACCTGCTGCTGCGTTTGGTGCTGCTGATAACAGAGTCGAATAT TTTGCTGCTGAATTTCCAACTCGACTTGCACCATTGCTCAGGATGCCAGCTATTGCTCAAATGACGCCTCGGGAAAGAGATGCTGCTGATATGTATTTAGAGGATCTTAGAGAGTTGTTTTCCGAATGGCAAGAGTGTAGAGGGCGCAGCCCCTTAGAGACTTGCACCAACCGCATTTTTCTAAAAGACAACTGCCCAGG TCTGCGCCGCATTCAGCCCCACATCCTTGATCTGGTCCTTGTGCTCAATTTTATTGAAGGTTTCTGTACTCTTCTCAAACATTGTACCAATAAAACCTTCAACATCCGGCAAGGCTTCGGTACTTATAGTAAAAAAATGAATGGTGGCAGCAGCAATAAAAAGCCATAG
- the LOC130804609 gene encoding sulfite exporter TauE/SafE family protein 3-like, which yields MVIMVSWLPKWKLLRSILMASLSFLLASVLVSAGRTLNSLNNPTFASSNHLLSQFVYFLWRPDESGYHHVWPEIKFGWQIVLGSFIGFCGAAFGSVGGVGGGGIFVPMLSLIIGFDPKSATAISKCMITGAAASTVYYNLKLRHPTLDMPIIDYDLALLFQPMLMLGVSIGVAFNVIFADWMVTVLLLILFVGTSIKALLKGIETWRKETLMKQEALRQYASNGTNGEAVEYKALPSRPNKGKDADSVINNVRWKELGLLVFVWAAFLVLQIFKEKTATCSTTYWVLNLMQIPVAVGVSSSQAFSLYKGHRIISSKGDVTTNWKVHQLVLYCCCGVSAGIVGGLLGLGGGFILGPLFLELGIPPQVSSATATFAMAFSASMSVIEYYLLKRFPIPFALYFIAVATFAAIVGQHAVRKLIIILGRASIIIFILSFTIFVSAVSLGGVGISNMIGSIQRHEYMGFENLCKYKK from the exons ATGGTGATTATGGTTTCATGGTTGCCAAAATGGAAGCTTTTGAGATCAATTTTAATGGCTTCTTTGAGCTTTTTGTTGGCCTCCGTATTAGTTTCAGCTGGAAGAACCCTGAACTCCctcaataatcccacctttgcTTCTTCTAATCATCTTCTTTCTCAATTTGTTTACTTTTTATGGCGACCTGATGAATCTGGTTACCACCATGTTTGGCCG GAAATCAAATTTGGGTGGCAAATTGTTTTGGGATCATTCATTGGATTTTGTGGAGCAGCATTTGGAAGTGTTGGTGGTGTTGGAGGTGGTGGTATCTTTGTACCAATGCTTAGTTTAATCATTGGGTTTGATCCTAAATCTGCAACTGCTATATCTAAAT GTATGATAACCGGTGCTGCAGCCTCGACTGTGTACTATAATCTAAAACTAAGGCATCCAACTCTTGATATGCCGATCATCGATTACGATTTGGCTCTGCTTTTCCAGCCGATGCTCATGCTAGGAGTTAGTATTGGTGTTGCTTTTAATGTGATTTTTGCTGATTGGATGGTCACAGTGCTTCTGCTCATTCTTTTTGTTG GTACATCTATTAAAGCATTGCTTAAGGGTATTGAAACTTGGAGAAAAGAAACACTGATGAAGCAG GAAGCTCTTAGGCAGTATGCATCCAATG GTACCAATGGTGAAGCAGTGGAATATAAGGCCCTGCCTAGCAGGCCAAACAAGGGAAAAGACGCAGATTCCGTCATCAATAATGTTCGCTGGAAGGAACTTGGTCTCCTTGTCTTTGTATGGGCTGCATTTCTAGTCCTGCAAATTTTCAAG GAAAAAACAGCCACTTGCTCTACAACCTATTGGGTTTTGAACTTAATGCAG ATACCTGTTGCTGTTGGTGTATCCTCTTCTCAGGCATTCAGCTTATACAAGGGGCACAGAATAATCTCCTCAAAGGGAGATGTTACCACTAACTGGAAAGTGCACCAGCTTGTCTTATATTGCTGTTGTGGGGTATCAGCCGGTATCGTTGGTGGACTGCTTGGTCTTGGTGGTGGGTTTATTTTGGGTCCCTTGTTTTTGGAGCTAGGAATTCCTCCTCAG GTTTCAAGTGCTACGGCCACCTTTGCAATGGCCTTTTCTGCTTCCATGTCTGTTATAGAGTACTACCTTCTCAAGCGTTTTCCAATTCCTTTTG CGCTTTACTTCATTGCTGTAGCGACTTTTGCTGCCATTGTTGGACAACATGCTGTAAGAAAGCTGATAATTATTTTGGGAAGGGCATCCATAATTATCTTCATCCTGTCTTTTACAATCTTCGTTAGTGCTGTCTCATTAG GTGGAGTTGGCATCTCGAACATGATTGGAAGCATTCAACGACATGAATACATGGGATTTGAGAATCTTTGCAAGTACAAGAAATAA